The following are encoded in a window of Streptomyces sp. Go-475 genomic DNA:
- a CDS encoding alpha/beta hydrolase, translated as MSRLLHVESGPYAPPVPVRELTAVSADGARLHVEIHGPEDAPAVVLAHGWTCSTAFWAAQIRDLAADHRVIAYDQRGHGRSPASPACSTDALADDLEAVLDATLAPGEQAVIAGHSMGGMTVMAASGRAAFRAHAAAVLLCSTGSSQLVAAATVVPLRPGRARTWLTRRILGSRAPLGPVTPLARQILKYGTMGPGSAPHMVEACARIVHACPRQVRHSWSQVLDLLDLDHGVRELTVPTAVVVGTADRLTPPAQARALCEALPRCTGFTELPGIGHMTPIEAPELVTGKIRELVTTHIQVVSEESA; from the coding sequence GTGAGCCGTCTCCTCCACGTCGAGTCCGGGCCGTACGCGCCGCCCGTCCCCGTGCGCGAGCTGACCGCCGTCTCCGCCGACGGCGCCCGGCTGCACGTCGAGATCCACGGCCCCGAGGACGCCCCCGCCGTCGTCCTCGCCCACGGCTGGACCTGCTCCACCGCCTTCTGGGCCGCGCAGATCCGCGACCTGGCCGCCGACCACCGGGTCATCGCCTACGACCAGCGCGGCCACGGACGCAGCCCCGCGAGCCCGGCGTGCAGCACCGACGCGCTCGCCGACGACCTGGAAGCCGTCCTCGACGCCACCCTCGCCCCGGGCGAACAGGCCGTGATCGCCGGGCACTCCATGGGCGGCATGACCGTGATGGCGGCCTCCGGGAGAGCCGCCTTCCGGGCGCACGCGGCCGCCGTCCTGCTGTGCAGCACGGGCAGTTCGCAACTGGTCGCGGCCGCCACCGTCGTCCCGCTGCGCCCCGGGCGGGCGCGGACCTGGCTGACCCGGCGGATCCTCGGCTCGCGCGCCCCGCTCGGGCCGGTCACGCCCCTGGCCCGGCAGATCCTCAAGTACGGGACCATGGGCCCCGGTTCGGCCCCCCACATGGTCGAGGCCTGCGCCCGGATCGTGCACGCCTGCCCCCGCCAGGTCCGGCACAGCTGGTCGCAGGTGCTGGACCTGCTCGACCTCGACCACGGGGTACGGGAGTTGACGGTGCCCACGGCCGTCGTCGTCGGTACGGCGGACCGGCTGACCCCGCCGGCGCAGGCCCGGGCCCTGTGCGAGGCGCTGCCGCGGTGCACCGGGTTCACCGAGCTGCCCGGCATCGGCCACATGACCCCGATCGAGGCGCCCGAGCTGGTCACCGGGAAGATACGCGAGCTCGTCACCACACACATCCAGGTCGTATCCGAGGAGAGCGCATGA
- a CDS encoding NAD(P)/FAD-dependent oxidoreductase, translated as MGEREHVRVAVVGSGFGGLGAAVRLRREGVTDFVVLERASGVGGTWRDNSYPGCACDVPSHLYSFSFAPNPDWPRTFSGQEHIRAYLEHVADTFRLRPHLRFDSEVKRMSWNAERLCWDIETSSGNLSADLVVSATGPLSDPKVPDIPGLDSFPGKVFHSARWDHDYDLRGKRVAMVGTGASAIQIVPAVQQDVSRLTLFQRTPPWVLPRMDRAISGTERWLHRQLPFTSQLRRGLLWGIRELQVQAFTKRPNELGFVEQLARRNMARAIKDPALRAKLTPDYRIGCKRILLSSDYYPALAQPHVDVVASGLAEVRGSTLVAADGSEAEVDAIVFGTGFHVTDMPIAERVVGADGRTLAETWKGGMEALRGASAVGFPNWMTIIGPNTGLGNSSMILMIESQLNYLADYVRTLDVLGGRVALDARPGAVSAWNHRVQERMKRTVWNTGGCTSWYLDASGRNTTIWPGTTAEFRRATRRVDLAEYDVLRPPVAGTSEEHAAEKAGVDA; from the coding sequence ATGGGCGAGCGCGAGCACGTGCGGGTCGCGGTGGTCGGGTCCGGGTTCGGCGGGCTGGGGGCCGCCGTGCGGCTCCGGCGCGAGGGCGTCACCGACTTCGTCGTCCTGGAGCGGGCGAGCGGCGTCGGCGGCACCTGGCGGGACAACAGCTACCCGGGGTGCGCCTGCGACGTGCCGTCGCACCTGTACTCGTTCTCCTTCGCGCCCAACCCTGACTGGCCGCGCACGTTCTCGGGGCAGGAGCACATCCGGGCCTACCTGGAGCACGTGGCCGACACGTTCCGCCTGCGGCCGCACCTCCGCTTCGACTCGGAGGTGAAGCGGATGAGCTGGAACGCCGAGCGGCTGTGCTGGGACATCGAGACCAGCAGCGGGAACCTCTCCGCCGACCTCGTCGTGTCGGCGACCGGGCCGCTGTCCGACCCGAAGGTGCCGGACATCCCCGGCCTCGACTCCTTCCCGGGCAAGGTCTTCCACTCCGCCCGCTGGGACCACGACTACGACCTGCGCGGCAAGCGCGTCGCCATGGTCGGCACCGGCGCCTCGGCCATCCAGATCGTGCCGGCCGTCCAGCAGGACGTCTCCCGGCTCACCCTCTTCCAACGCACCCCGCCATGGGTCCTGCCGCGCATGGACCGGGCCATCAGCGGTACCGAGCGGTGGCTCCACCGGCAACTGCCCTTCACCTCGCAGCTGCGGCGCGGACTGCTGTGGGGCATCCGGGAGCTGCAGGTCCAGGCGTTCACCAAGCGCCCGAACGAGCTGGGCTTCGTCGAGCAGCTGGCCAGGCGCAACATGGCCCGGGCCATCAAGGACCCGGCGCTGCGGGCGAAGCTCACCCCGGACTACCGCATCGGCTGCAAGCGGATCCTGCTGTCCAGCGACTACTACCCGGCGCTCGCGCAGCCCCATGTGGACGTCGTCGCGAGCGGGCTCGCCGAGGTGCGTGGCTCGACCCTGGTCGCCGCCGACGGCAGTGAGGCCGAGGTGGACGCGATCGTGTTCGGCACGGGCTTCCACGTCACCGACATGCCCATCGCCGAACGGGTCGTCGGCGCCGACGGGCGGACCCTCGCCGAGACCTGGAAGGGCGGCATGGAGGCCCTGCGCGGCGCCTCCGCGGTCGGCTTCCCGAACTGGATGACGATCATCGGGCCCAACACGGGCCTCGGGAACTCCTCGATGATCCTGATGATCGAGTCCCAGCTGAACTACCTGGCCGACTACGTCCGCACGCTCGACGTCCTGGGCGGCCGGGTCGCCCTCGACGCCCGCCCGGGCGCCGTGAGCGCCTGGAACCACCGGGTCCAGGAGCGCATGAAGCGCACCGTCTGGAACACCGGCGGCTGCACCAGCTGGTACCTCGACGCGAGCGGCCGCAACACCACCATCTGGCCCGGCACGACCGCCGAGTTCCGGCGGGCGACGAGGCGGGTGGACCTCGCGGAGTACGACGTCCTGCGGCCGCCCGTGGCCGGGACGAGCGAGGAGCACGCCGCGGAGAAGGCCGGGGTGGACGCGTGA
- a CDS encoding MerR family transcriptional regulator — translation MSEKREYRMEELARLAGITVRTLRFYRERKLIPPPRREGRIAWYDDEHLARLRTITALLERGHTLSGIAELAEAFDHGRDVGDLLGVGAPTEEEPVHLTPEELADHFAGEATPENLAAAMELGYLGADGGEIVHISRRLLDVSLALVREGIPLAEVLAAAKQVRTHADALAELFTDLVLRHASETDLPRLRPLARSVVEAELSLALDRRTRRP, via the coding sequence GTGTCAGAGAAGCGTGAATACCGCATGGAAGAGCTGGCCCGCCTGGCCGGGATCACGGTGCGCACCCTGCGCTTCTACCGCGAACGCAAGCTGATCCCGCCACCCCGCCGCGAGGGCCGGATCGCCTGGTACGACGACGAGCACCTGGCCCGGCTGCGCACGATCACCGCCCTGCTGGAACGCGGTCACACCCTCAGCGGCATCGCGGAGCTGGCGGAAGCCTTCGACCACGGCCGGGACGTCGGCGACCTGCTCGGCGTCGGCGCGCCGACCGAGGAGGAGCCGGTCCACCTCACCCCCGAGGAACTCGCCGACCACTTCGCGGGCGAGGCCACCCCCGAGAACCTCGCCGCCGCGATGGAACTGGGCTACCTCGGCGCCGACGGCGGCGAGATCGTCCACATCAGCCGCCGGCTCCTGGACGTCTCCTTGGCCCTGGTCCGCGAGGGCATCCCCCTCGCGGAGGTCCTCGCCGCGGCCAAGCAGGTCCGCACCCACGCCGACGCCCTCGCCGAACTCTTCACCGACCTGGTCCTGCGCCACGCCTCCGAAACCGACCTGCCCCGCCTGCGCCCGCTGGCCCGGAGCGTGGTGGAGGCGGAACTGTCACTCGCGCTGGACCGCAGGACGCGCAGGCCCTAA
- a CDS encoding exodeoxyribonuclease III, whose protein sequence is MLTVTSVNVNGLRAAAKKGFVEWLAETSADVLCLQEVRAEPGQLPEQVRAPEGWHVTHAPAAAKGRAGVSLYSRREPDRVQVGFGSAEFDGSGRYVEADLPGVTVASLYLPSGEVGTERQDEKERFMGEFLAYLKGLRERAAADGREVLVCGDWNIAHQRADLKNWRGNTKNSGFLPEEREWLGRVLDPADGGYVDVVRALHPDTEGPYSWWSYRGRAFDNDTGWRIDYHVATPGLAGRAVKGFVERAATHAERWSDHAPVTVVYER, encoded by the coding sequence GTGCTCACTGTGACCTCTGTGAATGTGAACGGGCTGCGGGCCGCCGCGAAGAAGGGCTTCGTGGAGTGGCTCGCCGAGACCTCGGCCGACGTGCTGTGCCTGCAGGAGGTGCGGGCCGAGCCGGGGCAGCTGCCCGAGCAGGTCCGCGCCCCCGAGGGCTGGCACGTGACGCACGCGCCGGCCGCCGCCAAGGGGCGGGCCGGGGTGTCGCTGTACAGCCGGCGCGAGCCCGACCGCGTCCAGGTGGGTTTCGGGTCCGCCGAGTTCGACGGCAGCGGGCGGTACGTGGAGGCCGACCTGCCCGGGGTCACCGTCGCCTCGCTGTATCTGCCCTCGGGTGAGGTCGGCACCGAGCGGCAGGACGAGAAGGAGCGCTTCATGGGCGAGTTCCTCGCCTATCTGAAGGGGCTCCGGGAGCGGGCCGCCGCCGACGGGCGCGAGGTGCTGGTCTGCGGCGACTGGAACATCGCCCACCAGCGGGCCGACCTGAAGAACTGGCGCGGCAACACCAAGAACTCCGGGTTCCTGCCCGAGGAGCGCGAGTGGCTCGGCCGCGTCCTCGACCCGGCCGACGGCGGCTACGTCGACGTCGTGCGCGCCCTGCACCCGGACACCGAGGGGCCGTACTCCTGGTGGTCGTACCGCGGGCGGGCCTTCGACAACGACACCGGCTGGCGGATCGACTACCACGTGGCCACCCCGGGGCTCGCCGGGCGGGCGGTGAAGGGGTTCGTGGAGCGGGCCGCGACGCACGCCGAGCGGTGGTCCGACCACGCGCCGGTGACCGTCGTCTACGAGCGTTAG
- a CDS encoding GNAT family N-acetyltransferase: MHIRRVSFDHPDAVKLNDEVQAEYAARYGDDGDATEMAAADFEPPNGIYLIAYDEHGAPVASGGWRAQDANDEGNQDGDAELKRMYVIEQVRGRGLARRILAALEEDARAAGRVRMVLETGTKQPEAIALYTSSGYEPCAKFGYYRHYESSRCFAKQLRPAD, translated from the coding sequence ATGCACATACGCCGGGTCTCCTTCGACCACCCCGACGCCGTGAAGCTCAACGACGAGGTCCAGGCCGAGTACGCCGCCCGCTACGGCGACGACGGCGACGCCACGGAGATGGCCGCGGCGGACTTCGAGCCGCCGAACGGCATCTACCTGATCGCGTACGACGAGCACGGCGCCCCGGTCGCCTCCGGCGGCTGGCGCGCGCAGGACGCGAACGACGAGGGCAACCAGGACGGCGACGCCGAGCTCAAGCGCATGTACGTGATCGAGCAGGTGCGCGGCAGGGGCCTCGCCCGCCGCATCCTGGCCGCCCTGGAGGAGGACGCCCGGGCCGCCGGCCGCGTCCGGATGGTCCTGGAGACCGGCACCAAGCAGCCCGAGGCCATCGCCCTGTACACGTCCAGCGGCTACGAGCCGTGCGCCAAGTTCGGCTACTACCGCCACTACGAGTCGAGCCGCTGCTTCGCGAAGCAGCTCCGGCCCGCCGACTGA